One Micromonospora sp. WMMD1120 genomic region harbors:
- a CDS encoding FAD-dependent oxidoreductase encodes MPVSRRRLLTAGGAGLVLVGLAGPSRPAWAAVTTADLVVYGATSGGLAAAITMRRLGRTAVVVEPTTHVGGLSTAGLGATDTGVQASIGGLAAEFYRRVYVKYHGGTLTPTSPLRMTFEPHVATEIFAEMLAEAGVPVVVGARLAGVGRSGNRITELRTEDGSVYRGGMFVDATYEGDLLAMAGVGFTVGRESNDTYGETINGVQSRNTHQFVYPVDPYVTAGSPASGLLPGISATPLAPQGSGDDLIQAYCFRMCLTQAANRIPFARPSDYDPIEYELLLRHIQAGFAGPYFTTHSIGGGKTDSNNNGAVSTDHIGFNHAYPTASWAVRESIIAEHRSYQQGLMWFLANDPRLPATVRESTARWGLPVDEFTGTGGWPPLLYIREARRMVSAYVMTEADCRGRVRATDSVGLASYTMDSHNCQRVVVDGKVRNEGDVQIGVPAPYPVSYRSIVPHQAQCANLLVPVCLSASHIAYGSIRMEPVFMILGQAAATAASLALAGNLAVQAVSVPALQARLRQDGAVLEWGSTSEVILDNAASSGITRAGTWLRSTSIGGYYGPDYEHDGNTGKGVNRLRFRPTLPVSGSWTVQLRWTADPNRATNVPVDIAYSGGVATRTVDQRQSGGQWVALGTYPFTAGSDGSVLIRTEGTDGHVIADAVRFVRA; translated from the coding sequence ATGCCAGTGTCCCGCCGCCGACTGCTGACCGCCGGCGGCGCCGGCCTCGTCCTCGTCGGGCTCGCCGGCCCGTCCCGCCCGGCCTGGGCCGCCGTCACCACCGCCGACCTCGTCGTCTACGGCGCCACCTCCGGCGGTCTGGCCGCCGCGATCACCATGCGCCGGCTCGGCCGTACCGCCGTCGTCGTCGAGCCGACGACCCACGTCGGCGGGCTGAGCACCGCCGGTCTGGGCGCGACCGACACCGGCGTGCAGGCGTCCATCGGCGGGCTGGCCGCCGAGTTCTACCGCCGGGTGTACGTGAAATACCACGGCGGGACGCTCACGCCGACCTCGCCGCTGCGGATGACCTTCGAGCCGCACGTCGCCACCGAGATCTTCGCGGAGATGCTGGCCGAGGCAGGTGTGCCGGTGGTCGTCGGCGCGCGGCTGGCCGGTGTCGGCCGCAGCGGCAACCGGATCACCGAACTGCGCACCGAGGACGGCTCGGTCTACCGGGGTGGGATGTTCGTCGACGCCACCTACGAGGGCGACCTGCTGGCCATGGCCGGCGTCGGGTTCACCGTCGGGCGGGAGTCGAACGACACCTACGGCGAGACGATAAACGGGGTGCAGTCCCGCAACACCCACCAGTTCGTCTATCCCGTCGACCCGTACGTCACCGCCGGCTCGCCGGCCAGCGGTCTGCTGCCGGGCATCTCCGCCACCCCGCTCGCCCCGCAGGGCAGCGGCGACGACCTGATCCAGGCGTACTGCTTCCGGATGTGCCTGACCCAGGCGGCCAACCGCATCCCGTTCGCCCGGCCGTCCGACTATGACCCGATCGAGTACGAGCTGCTGCTGCGACACATCCAGGCGGGCTTCGCCGGCCCGTACTTCACCACCCACTCGATCGGCGGCGGAAAGACCGATTCCAACAACAACGGGGCCGTCTCCACCGACCACATCGGTTTCAACCACGCGTACCCGACGGCGAGCTGGGCGGTACGGGAGAGCATCATCGCCGAGCACCGCAGCTACCAGCAGGGGCTGATGTGGTTCCTGGCCAACGACCCCCGGCTGCCGGCGACGGTGCGCGAGTCGACAGCACGGTGGGGCCTGCCGGTCGACGAGTTCACCGGCACCGGCGGCTGGCCGCCGCTGCTCTACATCCGGGAGGCCCGCCGGATGGTCTCCGCGTACGTGATGACCGAGGCGGACTGCCGGGGTCGGGTGCGGGCCACCGACTCGGTGGGCCTGGCCAGTTACACGATGGACTCGCACAACTGCCAGCGGGTGGTGGTCGACGGCAAGGTGCGCAACGAGGGCGACGTGCAGATCGGGGTGCCGGCGCCGTACCCGGTGAGCTACCGGTCGATAGTGCCGCACCAGGCCCAGTGCGCCAACCTGCTGGTGCCGGTCTGCCTGTCGGCGAGCCACATCGCGTACGGCTCGATCCGCATGGAGCCGGTGTTCATGATCCTTGGGCAGGCCGCGGCCACCGCCGCGTCGCTGGCGCTCGCCGGCAACCTCGCCGTGCAGGCGGTGTCGGTGCCCGCCCTGCAGGCCCGGCTGCGGCAGGACGGCGCGGTGCTGGAGTGGGGTTCGACCAGCGAGGTGATCCTGGACAACGCGGCGTCCAGCGGGATCACCCGGGCCGGGACGTGGCTGCGCAGCACCAGCATCGGCGGCTACTACGGCCCCGACTACGAGCACGACGGCAACACCGGCAAGGGCGTCAACCGGCTGCGGTTCCGCCCGACCCTGCCGGTCTCCGGCTCGTGGACCGTGCAGTTGCGCTGGACCGCCGACCCGAACCGGGCGACGAACGTGCCGGTGGACATCGCGTACTCCGGCGGGGTGGCCACCCGGACCGTGGACCAGCGGCAGTCCGGGGGCCAGTGGGTGGCGCTGGGCACCTACCCCTTCACCGCCGGCAGCGACGGGAGCGTGCTGATCCGTACCGAGGGCACCGACGGCCACGTGATCGCCGACGCGGTGCGCTTCGTCCGTGCCTGA
- a CDS encoding dienelactone hydrolase family protein, which translates to MQTTTVDIPTGDGMADASVTRPDGDGPFPAVLFFMDAIGPRPRLVEMAERIAARGYLVLTPHLLYRGGRAPLSDLSRLGEADGRAAIFAKAVPLIHALTADLISRDTEAYLDFLAARDDVRPGPVVITGYCMGGTNALRAIEAHPDRIAAVASFHGGHIVTDAPDSPHRGVGSITGEVYFGHADADQSMTAEQIATLESALDAAGVRYRSEVYEGAHHGFTMADTPMYDERATERHWAALFDLLDRTLPVR; encoded by the coding sequence GTGCAGACAACGACTGTGGACATCCCGACCGGCGACGGGATGGCGGACGCGTCGGTCACCCGACCCGACGGCGACGGCCCGTTCCCGGCGGTGCTGTTCTTCATGGACGCCATCGGGCCGCGACCGCGCCTGGTGGAGATGGCCGAGCGGATCGCCGCCCGCGGCTACCTCGTGCTGACGCCCCACCTGCTCTACCGGGGCGGGCGGGCACCGCTGTCCGACCTGTCCCGCCTCGGTGAGGCCGACGGGCGGGCCGCCATCTTCGCGAAGGCCGTGCCGCTGATCCACGCGTTGACCGCCGACCTGATCAGCCGGGACACCGAGGCGTACCTCGACTTCCTGGCCGCCCGGGACGACGTCCGGCCCGGTCCGGTCGTGATCACCGGTTACTGCATGGGCGGCACGAACGCGCTGCGGGCCATCGAGGCGCACCCGGACCGGATCGCCGCTGTCGCCAGCTTCCACGGCGGGCACATCGTCACCGACGCGCCGGACAGCCCGCACCGGGGCGTCGGCTCGATCACCGGTGAGGTGTACTTCGGACACGCCGACGCCGACCAGTCGATGACGGCGGAGCAGATCGCCACGCTGGAGAGCGCGCTCGACGCCGCCGGGGTGCGCTACCGCTCCGAGGTGTACGAGGGCGCGCACCACGGTTTCACCATGGCGGACACCCCGATGTACGACGAGCGGGCCACCGAGCGCCACTGGGCGGCGCTGTTCGACCTGCTGGACCGTACCCTGCCCGTCAGGTGA
- a CDS encoding response regulator, with protein MTRILVVDDEPQIVRALRINLRARRYDVDIAGTGAAALKAAASHPPDLVVLDLGLPDIDGVEVIRGLRGWTAVPIIVLSGRAGSEDKVAALDAGADDYVTKPFGVEELLARIRAVTRRLGAPSEAVPALRIGRHTVDLADHSVRRDDGTEVKLTPIQWSVLEKLLRHPGKLVSQRQLLHDVWGPEYQNETNYLRQYLAQLRRKLEDDPARPRHLITEPGMGYRYRP; from the coding sequence ATGACACGCATCCTGGTCGTCGACGACGAGCCGCAGATCGTGCGTGCCCTGCGGATCAACCTGCGTGCCCGCCGCTACGACGTGGACATCGCCGGCACCGGGGCCGCCGCCCTGAAGGCCGCCGCCAGCCACCCGCCCGACCTGGTGGTGCTGGATCTCGGCCTGCCCGACATCGACGGGGTCGAGGTGATCCGGGGCCTGCGCGGGTGGACGGCGGTGCCGATCATCGTGCTCTCCGGTCGGGCCGGCAGCGAGGACAAGGTCGCGGCGCTCGACGCGGGCGCCGACGACTACGTGACCAAGCCGTTCGGGGTGGAGGAGCTGCTGGCCCGCATCCGGGCGGTGACCCGCCGGCTCGGCGCGCCCAGCGAGGCGGTGCCCGCGCTGCGGATCGGCCGGCACACCGTCGACCTGGCCGACCACAGCGTGCGGCGCGACGACGGCACCGAGGTCAAGCTGACCCCCATCCAGTGGAGCGTGCTGGAGAAGTTGCTGCGCCACCCCGGCAAGCTGGTCAGCCAGCGGCAACTCCTCCATGACGTCTGGGGGCCGGAGTACCAGAACGAGACCAACTACCTGCGGCAGTACCTGGCCCAGTTGCGGCGCAAGCTGGAGGACGACCCGGCCCGCCCCCGGCACCTCATCACCGAGCCGGGAATGGGTTACCGCTACCGCCCCTGA